The following nucleotide sequence is from Sulfurospirillum arsenophilum NBRC 109478.
TTCATGCAACGAGCTTAAACTTGAGTGGCAGTGTCATCTCAGAGAACCAAAAAACGATTTCCAGCCGTTACATGGGCTTTGTTCAAGCCGTTTATGTGAGTGAAGGCGATGTGGTTAAAAAGGGCGACCTACTCTATACGATTGACTCCAAAGAGGTTGATACGGCACTCACTCAAAGCGAACTTGCTACTTCCCAAGCAGAGCTAAATTTGAAAATGTATGAGAACCAATACAAAAATTCTGTTCTCAACTTAGAGCGCTATCAGCGTCTGCTTGCCAAAGACATGGTTTCAAAGTATGAAGTTGAAAACCTTGAACTCTCCACTGCCAATCTCAAAGCGACGGTAGAAATCGCACAAAAGCAGGTAGCATCTGCGAAACAAAAGCGTCAAGAGGTTCAAAACCAGTACCAATACCTCAAGGTTAAAGCTCCTAATGAGAGTGTGGTGATCGAAAAGCATATTAAAGCAGGTGAGATGGCACTTTCAGGGGTTCCTACTCTTGTATTGGCTGATTTAAGCTCGCTTAAAATCAGTACGGAGATCGCGGAGAGTTACCTCAAAAGTGTCAAAATAGGAGATCGTGCGCGCGTGGAAGTACCTTCCATTGGTTGCATTAGCGAAGGGAAGGTTGAAGCGATAATCCCAAGTTCCAACCCTATGGCACACACGTTTAAAATGAAACTCTCGTTTACATGTAAAGAAGCCAAAGCTTATCCCGGTATGTACGCTATCGTGGTTTTAGGTGAGTAAACAATGAAATACAAAGAGAAATATCTAGCGGGTTACTTAGCGCGTCTTTTTTTACGTAACCCTCTCACGATGATCTTAGGGGCAACACTCATTACCTTAGGTGTCATAGCGCTCTCTTTGATGCCACGCGAAGAGGACCCTCAAATCTCAATCAGTGGGGGTGTTGTCATCGTTTCTCTGCCCGGAGCCAGTGCTGCGGAAGTGGAGCAAGTCGTCATTCGTCCGCTAGAGCGACGCATCAAAGAGATTAAGGGAGTGGAGCATATTTACGGTGTTGCGAGTGATAATGTGGGCATTGTAAATGTCATGTATTACATTGGTGAAAACCGTGAGGCATCCAACCTCAAGCTTTACGATAAAGTGATGCAAAATATGGACCAAATGCCTGCTGGAACGTCTACGCCGCTGGTTCGTCCTTTTGACATTGATATCGATATACCCATTCTCTCCATTGCTTTTTATGCAAAAAAGCCACAAGGTGTTGATAACGTAAGCCTTTATAAGCGAGTAGAAGCGTTTCGAAATTCTCTTGGAAATGTCCCCAATGTGGCTAAAACGGAGATCAAAGGTGAGCACAAAGAGCAGTTTAACATCGAAATTGATCTTCTAAAACTCTCTGGCTATAACCTCTCGTTAGATCAAATTGTTGGGGCATTAAAGTCATTGACTGCCTCTTCACCCGAAGTGAAAAATAGAACCCAAGACGGTAAATTGATCGTCTTGGGTGTCAAAAATGCGTTAGAGCGCATCGAAGATATTCAAAATCTTATTGTGGCACATTACGGTGGTTCGGTTGTTTATCTTAAAGACATTGCCGCGATTCATTTAAGCGATGATATTCAAAATAAAAAGAGTGCACAGATAAGCTACAAGCAAGGTGAAAACTTTACTCCCTTGCAAGATCAGGTAACGCTCAGTATTTCAAAACTTAAAGGCTCCAATGCTGTTGTCATTGCAAATGATGTATTAAAACGCCTTGAAGCTTCACAGGGAGCATTAGAAAAGGCGGGAATTGGGTATATCGTAACGCGAAATTATGGCGAGCGTGCCAATGAAGCGGTGAATGAGCTGGTGTTTCACCTTCTTATCTCCATTGTGATTATTGCACTGTTGCTTATATTTATTCTCGGGTGGAGAGAAGGTTTGATCGTCACGTTAACCGTTCCTGCCATCTTAGCCATTACCATTTTTATTGCGTATATGAGCGATCAGACAATCAACCGCATTACGCTTTTTGCTTTCTTACTCAGCCTTGGACTCTTAGTGGATGATGTCATCGTGGTGATTGAAAATATCCACCGTCACCTACATGCTGAGGAGGCTAAAGATAAAGAGATGGATGAACTTCTTATCGAAGCAACGGATGAGATAGGCGCTCCCACCAATCTTGCAACGATTGCCATTATTCTTACGATGGTACCAATGGCGTTTGTGGGACAGATGATGGGTGAGTTTATGAAGCCTATACCGCTGAATGTTCCTGTGGCAATGATGGCTTCTCTTTTGATCGCCTATATTTTTACGCCCTTTCTTGCACGCAAACTTTTAAAAAAACCAACGCATACGAAAGGAGAGAGCAATGCAAAAATTTGAGCAGTTTGTTCACTCTCTTTTACTCGAAGAGCGTAAAAAAAAGTTGGTACTTCTTTTCACCTTGGCAGCATTTATACTGGCAGTGTTGATGTTCCCCACAAAAATCGTTCTAGCAAAGATGTTGCCCAGCAAAAGTGCTAATACTTTTTCTATCTATGTTGATCTGCCCAATGGAAGTTCTTACCAAGAGACCAACCATGTCAATGCGTGTGTAGTAGGCATCTTGCAAAAAGAGAAAGAGATTCAAAATATCGAAGTGTTTAATGGCATGGGCTCACCTTTGGATTATGCAGGTTTGGTGAAAGGATCAGGGCTTAAGAGCGGTGAACACGTAAGTGAAATCGTGGTTAATCTCAGTGCTATTCATGAACGAGATGAGCGCTCCTTTGCCATAGTTCATCGCTTACGCCCGTTGATCCAAAAAAACTGTGAGGCACTCATCCCCCAGACGTCCATTAAGATGGTCGAACAGCCCGCAGGCCCTCCAACGATGGCTGCCCTTGTCATTGAGCTTTATGGGGATAATGCCGAACGCCTTGGCACGCTTTCCGAGCAGATCAAACGAATCGTGATGCAGACAAAAGATTTGGTGGATGTGGACATCATGAGCGATGAGATTTATGAGAAGTATGCACTGATCTTGGATAAAGAAAAAGTGAGTCGAACCTATCTTAGTATTGAGAAAATTAACGAGTTACTCTATCTTGGATTTGAAGGGATGCATGTAGCACACAAAAACAGTGAAAATTCTCCTTCCCAAATCCCTCTTTATGTCGTACTGAGTTCACCTTCCAAGTCACTGCCTCACGCTTCCATCGAGGAGCTTAGCGCTAAGCTTAGTTCGTTAAAATTGCTCAATGCACAAGGTATGATGGTGCCACTGTCTGAAGTGGTACGTGTTGAGAAAGTAGCTTCTTCCCCAACCATTATGTCAAAGAACTTACAGAAAATGGTGAGCATCGTAGCAGAAGCAGATTTGGTTTCCCAAGTCTATCCGCTTTTAGAGGCACGCTCTCGCATTAAAGAGGCATTGGGCAATGAGTTTGAGATAAGCAGAAGCCATCTTTTTGATCTAACCCTCAAAGATAAAAAGAGTGGTGAAGTGTACGAGCTGGTTTGGGATGGTGAGATGAAAGTGACGATGGATACCTTTCGAGATCTCGGCGGTGCTTTTATCGCAGCCCTTGTTTTGATCTTTTTACTCATGGTTGTTTACTACAAAAGTTTTGCGCTCTCTGGCATTGTGTTGCTTGGTAGTTTTCTCTCTATTATTGGGGTGATTATGGGGCATTGGATTATGGATCTTTTTTCTTCAACGACGTTTTTTCTCACTGCAACGTCACTTATTGGCTTTATTTCGCTGATGGGCATTAGCTCACGCAATGCACTTTTGTTGATTGATTTTACACAGACATTGATGAAACAAGGTACTCCGAAAAAAGAGGCAATAGCCCAAGCGAGTGCGACACGTGCAAAGCCGATTGTACTGACAGCTGCGGCTATTATTTTAGCCAGTACACTGCTTGCAACAGATCCTATTTTTGGGGGTCTTGGTGTGGCTCTTATTTTTGGGACGATTGCGGCGGTGATTGTCTCTTTGGTGGTAGTACCAGTGCTTATGGATAGTACGAAAGCAATTTAAGGACGTTTACATGTAAATCATAGATAGGGCAACTTATTGTTTTACATGTAAAAGTTTTCGACGCGTTGAAACGAGCAGACGCATGACGCGATACATAAAAAGACGCTTGTTTATCATGCTGATCTTGCGGCAATTTTTATCTTTCAAACATTCAAATACCTCTTCTAACGCCAACTTCTCACTCACGGATAGATTTGTCATACCGTTCCTTTTTGCCCGTCATTTATCTTGCGCACCAATCTCACAATATCTTCATCTCTTAACATTCCAAGCATATTAAAAACCACAGGAATCCCCATAGGCGCGCTACTTCCGAGTCTCCACTCTTGGTAGGTACGCATCGAAATACCAAAGTTTTCTGCCATCTTTTTTTGAGAAATTTTTTTACCCATATTCTCAGCTTCAATAGCATTATGCAAAAGATTGATGATATCGCTTGTTTTCATCGTACGATTCTACTTTAAAACGTATTAAATATAAATTAAATTGTATAAAATATACTAATTAATTTATATTATAAACTTTATAACAGATATTATATCTTTTTAATTGTTATTTTAATCATTTATATTGATTTAAACATACAATATATTGTATAAAAATAAGTCATTTTGTTGTCTTGACTTTTTTCGCTATAATGGCGAAAACTAATATTTAGGAGAAGTTATGGCCTCTATCGGAATGGGCGACTTAAAAAAAGGGTTAAAGATCGAATTAAACGGTGTCCCTTATAAAATTGTAGAGTACCAACATGTCAAACCAGGCAAAGGTGCGGCATTTGTACGTTGTAAAATTAAATCTTTTGCAAATGGTAAAGTAATTGAAAAAACCTTCCACGCAGGCGATAAATGTGAGACTCCAAATCTTGAAGATAAAATCATGCAGTTTTTGTATGACGATGGTGATTTTTTACAATTTATGGATAGCGTTACGTATGAGCAAATCGGTCTTACACGTGACCAAGTAGGTGAGGCAGCAGACTGGATCATTGATGGTATGAATGTCGATATGCTTTTCCACAACGGTCAACCTATTGGTGTTGATGCTCCTGCGTTTGTAGAGCTTCGAATCGTAGAGACTCCACCAAACTTCAAAGGTGATACCCAAGGTGGTAAAAAACCAGCAACTCTTGAGAGTGGCGCTGTTGTTCAAGTTCCTTTCCACGTTGTTGAGGGTGATCTCATCAAAGTTGACACGGTACGTGGCGAATACTTAGAAAAAGTAAAATAAGCTTACATGTAAAAATATAGCGCCGTTAAGGCGCTATACCTCTCTTCTTCTTTTCCCCTTTAGTGCTATAATAACCTCATAACTCAACTGTTTAGGGGGCTTTCAATGTTTACACATCTCTCCATCAAAGCTCGCAATATTATTTTGGCATGTGTCGTTTTATTGGGACTCACAGCGATTCACTCGACAGCAAAATTTTTTAATGACAAAGAAAAAGAACTTTTAAATCTTCGAATGGATGTCACCTTACTCAAAGAGGATATTTTGACGCTGCGAAAGCATGAAAAAGATTTTTTGATGCGTAGTGATATAAAGTATGAAAAAGCACTTATTGAATCAGCAATCCAACTCACCGAGCGGTTACAAACACTTTCTCAACAAGCAAAGCAAAAAGGGATCAATACAGATGAATTGAAACATTTAAGCGAAGTGATTACGACGTATGTAACGGTTTTTAATGAAGTGGTTACTCAAAAAAAGAAAATAGGGCTTACCCCAGATGAAGGGCTAGAAGGGAAAATGCGTCAAGCCATTCATGATGCTGAAAATGGATTTAAAGAGCTCAAAGACTATAAAATGCAAACTTTGATGCTTACCCTTCGTCGCAATGAAAAAGATTTTATGCTTCGTTTCTCACCAAAATATTTTGAAGAACATGGTGCAAACTATAAAAAAGCACTCGAGTACGTTCAAAGCCATGACGAGCTTGCCTTTTCAGTTAAACTTTTGGAAATATACCGTGAGAGCTTTATCGAGTTTGTCAAAGCAAATGAGGTGTTAGGCTTAGATGAAAAGAGTGGGTTGAGTGGTAAATTGCGTACGACTGTACACCAAACAGAAGAGCTGGTTGACTCTTCCATTAAAAATTTAGACCATGAAATAGCATCAACCCTTCAACAAACAACGTTTATTTATGTTTTCGTTGGAGGTACGGTTGTTAGTATCGTTTTATGTTTGATTGTCCTTATTATTCGAAGCGTCCTCCTACCACTACGTGCGTTAACCAAAGCCATTGTTTCTAATGAACGTGATTTGACACTGCGCTATAGTACACCTTACAATGATGAACTCAAAGAAATCGCTGATGCACTCAATGCTTTTATGGAACGACTGCGACAGATTGTTATAGGTGCTATTCATGCAAGCGATGAAAATGCCGCTGTGTCACATGAACTTTCGACAACTTCCAATAACATCGGTAAGCGTGCGGAGGAAGAGAGTCGTATTGTCGCGCTTACAACGCAAACAGGCAATCAAGCGCGTGACAAGATTGATGATTCGGTTAGTAACTCTAAAAAAGCACAAACAGAGATCGCCCAGACCAATGACGCACTGATTGAAGCCAATCAAATTTTTGGTGTTTTAATTCAAAAGATTGAACAGACAGGTGTCGTTGAGAGCGAGTTACAGCATAAGATGATTACCCTCTCTCAAGATGCAGACAAAGTCAAAGACATTTTAAGTGTTATTGGTGATATTGCGGATCAGACCAATCTGTTAGCCCTCAATGCTGCAATTGAAGCAGCGCGTGCAGGTGAGCATGGCCGAGGGTTTGCTGTCGTTGCTGATGAGGTACGCCAGCTGGCTGAGCGAACGCAAAAAAGTTTGGTTGAAATTCATGCTACAGTGAGTGTTATCGTTCAAGCGATTGTCAACTCTGCTGATCAGATGGAAAAAAATGCAAAACTTTTTGATGGTCTTGTCTCTCAGTCGGCGGAAGTTTCACATAAGATAGGGACTTCAGTTGGGCTTATGGGTAGCGCAATTCAAGTCGTCTCTTTAGCGACACATACATCAGAGGAAACGGGCAGTGAAATCAAAACAATCGTCGATGAAATCAATGAGATCAATCACATTACCTCAAGTAATGCAAGAGACATCGAAGAGATCGCCTCTGCTGCGGAGCATCTACACAGTGTGACACAAAAACTAAACGATCAATTGCACTATTTTAAAGTGTAAAAGAAGGAAAAAAATGAACAAAAAAGTACTAGTTCCTTTAGCTACAGGATTTGAAGAGATCGAAGCACTCACGATCGTCGATATTTTAAGACGAGCAAATGTGGAAGTGGTTATGGCAGGTTTAGAGTCTTTACATGTAAAAGGCGCGCATGGTATTGTTGTTGTTGCCGATACGCTTATAAACGAGTTGGACGGAAATAATTTTGACATGATCGCACTTCCAGGCGGACTTCCTGGCGCTACAAATTTGGCAGCGCATACGAAGGTACAAACGCTTTTAAAAGAGTTCGATGCCAAGGATAAATCCATAGCGGCTATTTGTGCCGCACCGTATGCCCTTCATACCGCAGGGGTGCTGAAAAATAACTACACATGCTACCCCGGATTTCAAGCTAAAATTGGGAGTGCAGGGTATAACGCCAAGGATAAAGTAGTGATGGACGCTAACATCACAACATCACAAGGTCCAAGTACAGCGATGCTATTTGCTCTTTCTTTGGTGGAACAACTCTGTTCTCGTGAGGTGAGCGAAAATTTAGCAAAAGATTTACTTCTAGTTTAAGAGGAAAAACAATGTTCCTGGCAACTCTATTATCGTTAAAAAGACCAACATACAAGATTAGAAAGCAATCAATTAACAACTGAAATTATGTTGGGTATGGTCAGTGTTGCTGTATTGCGTAAAGCTTTACTTCTCTTCGTAGTGGAGTTTGAGTCCTTCACTGCTCATCACAAACCCGCTAATAACGATTTTGCCTTCATGCACCATTTTATGATGTTTCGCACACAGTGGGATGAGATTGTAGCGATGGTTTTGATGGAAGTGGTCGATGTTACCGTTGGCATCGGCACTCTCTTGCGCTTTGATGTGATGCACTTCATCGACATATTCATCACAGAGTGCGCATTTGGAGAGGTAGAGATTTTTGTTGTATTTGCTACGTTTTTTCTGCTTTAAAAGCTCCACTTCGCCAAGTTCTCCCGCGAGGCTTCTTCTGATGTCATAAGCCGTTTTGATAAACTCTTTATCCATATGCAAAGATTTGGCAAACTCTAAACCATACAATGAACTACCACTACCAATTTCGAGCTTTCGGTTGTAAAGCAGTTTGTCATTCTCTTCATCGTAACTGACTCCTAAATGCAGATAGATTACTTTTTTAAGCTCCGCGATTAAAGGCAAATGGCTCAGCTGATGCAGATGGGTGGCAAAGACAAAGAAAGAGCCTAAAGCGTGCATCTTCGTAATGGCACTCGCCACAATGGCGAGAGCAGACTCAGTCTCCGTTCCATGGCTGATCTCATCGCCAAGCACGAGTGAAAATTCTGTAGTACGGTTAAAGATATTTTTGAGCTCAAGCATCTCGACCGTGAAGGTTGAAAGCCCTTTGTAAAGGTTGTCATGGCTGATAATGCGTGTGAAGATTTTATCGAACAGGTTAAAACGCATGGAAGCACACGGTACAAAAAAGCCCGCTTGCGCCATGATAACGGCAATGCCAAGACTTTTCATGAGCGAAGATTTGCCACTGGAATTGATGCCATAAAGCAAAATACCTTGTACTTCATTGGCATTGCACGCTTCTAAGGTGACATGATCGTGGGTGATCTCAGGTGAGCAGTTTCCTAAAAAAATATCGTTGGGAATGTAAATGCCATTTTCCTCGCGTGACTCAATGAGCGGATGGCGAAGTCCAATGGCTTCGATAAAGCGTTTTTCTTCTTGCATCGGCAACAGCTCAGGTCTTGCGTAGTTGAAATGTACCGCACATTTGGCGTTGCTTAGGGCAACATCAAGGGTTCCCACAAACGAGATAAGATGCTCTAATGTAAGGGCGTAATGCGTCTCGATTTTTTCCAGCATCTCATCGTAACGCTGTTTGACCAAAGCGATCATTTGCAGGTTGCTGAGTGTGATCTCTTGGGAAATTTCTTCAATCAAGGATGCTGAAATCTTCACGCTGTTTTTGAGATGCCTAAAGGTAAAGTCTTTGAAAAAGTAGTGCTTCTCTCCAATGGTGATGAAGCTCTGCATGAGTTTTTCTTCAATCAGCGCAAAACGGTTTTTGCTGATAGAGATGTAGTGTCCTTCACTCTCCAACCACTCGATGCTTAGCGTCGTGCGGTTGCTCTCTTCAAAAAGTGCTTCAATATGGCGTGAGATATGCTCAAGCGCACTAAAACGCTCTTCTTTGCTCTGCTCGATCTTGTCGATTTGCGGATAGACCCCTTTAAGAAAAAGGTTTTCGCTGATCTGATCTTTGCGAAACTTGGCGCACACATCGAGTACAAACGTACTTTTGAGCATTTCTAAAAGTGCTTCACTCTCATCGAAAAGATCTTTGGGGGTTGGAACTTTTTTAAGTTCGGCTTCTTTGAGAATGCCTAAGATCGCTTCGAGGGAAGTGCTGAGGTAATCAAGCTCCAAAGGGTGCAATTTTTTAAGAGCAATCCGTCTTAAAATGCGCTCCAAATCATAGACTTGTTTTAAAGCAATCTCAAATTTTTTGTACTCTTTGATAAGTTGGGAACTTAGATCAAAACGCTCGTTTAGCGTTTTAAGATCGCAAATAGGATTGAGCAAACGCTCTTTCAAAAGGCGCTTTCCGATGGCAGTAGAGGTTTGGTCGATCAGGTTTAAAAGTGTCATCTCAGAGGGATTTTTGGAGATGATGTCAAGCTGTTCAAGGGCATTGTTGCCGATGTAAAGATAACGACTGTTGCCTAGTAAAATAGGACGACTCATCTTTTCGATAATGTTGGCATCATGCTCAATGATAAAATCGCACAAAATCGCTAAGGATTCGCTCGCGTAAGGGTAGCGTTCGATGTCGAGGTATTCGATAGGTGAGAGCAGGGAACGAATCGCATAAATGCGCCCAAAAAGCTCATTTTGATACGCTACTTTAAGGCGCTCTTTGTTGATGCTGTGCGCGACGCTTGGTGTAATTTCAAGGTAGTTTTGCACCCACTCTTTATCGATGCTTTCGGTGTTAAACGTGAGGACAATTTCGCTGGTTTTATAGGTTTGTAAAAGGTTGAAAATCTCATCAAGTGCATACGTTTTATCTTCTCTCGTACCATGCACCTCGTTGATGATGGTCTTTCCAGTAGTGACATCAATCGCACTGTAGCCAACGGAGTAGATCTGATGATTGCAGTCAACAAGCAGAGAGACAAGGTAATTTTCGCTCGATTCAATGAGGTAGTCAAAGTTTGTACCCGGACTTATGATGTTTGAGATGTAACGCTTTACATGCGGTGGCTCGCCTTTTTGGCGTACTAAAACGATGGTGTATTTTTTACTCTGAACCAGACGTGCAAGGTAGCGATCAAGTGAAACAGAGGGAATGCCCGCAAGCAAAGGATTTTGGAGTGAATTTTCTAAAATGGATTTGTTTTTACGGGTGAGTTGGATGTTCAGTAGCTCTGAAACTTCTTTAGCTTTACCGATTTGATGCGTTTCATTGTTCACTTCGTAGGTTTCAAAAAAAGAGCCTATCTCCATAAAAACAATCGTATTTTTGCCATATTTTGCTTCAAAAAAGAGCTGAAGGTCGAAGTAGATTTCAGTGAGAAGTCTCTCTTTGGAGCAGAGCATTTGAGCAATATTTTCAAGCATTAAAACCAGTACCGCCTTTAAAAGATAGATTCAATTATACACAAAGGAAGCATAAAGAAAGGGGTTGTTTGGTACAATAAAGAGACTATACATGAAGGATGAACATGGAGATTGAAATTTCAACACCTGCTCTTTTATTTCCCGCGGTTTCGCTTTTGTTGTTGGCTTATACCAACCGTTTCTTGGCTGTGGCTCAGCTTATTCGGATGCTTCACCGTCAATCAACAGAGCGTGAAAATTGTGAAGAATATAAGCAAATTGAAAACCTCAAACACCGATTAGAACTTACCAAATGGATGCAATTTTTTGGAGTGCTCTCTATCTTGCTCTGCACACTTTCCATGTTTGAACTTTTTTTAGGACTCTTTGGCATCGGTAAACAGATCTTTGGGCTCAGCCTCATCGCAATGTGTATTTCGCTTTTTATCTCACTTTGGGAAGTGATGATCTCGACGCATGCGCTGAATATGGAACTGAGTGATATGCATGACAAGTGCAAAATAAAATAAACTATAAAGAAATAAAATGAATCAATACCTTCTCGTAGGCGAGAAAAATCGCCTCAAAATCAACCGATATACCGACAATGGCGTTTACTTGATCTGTGAAGATCAAGACGAAGTTCTCATGCCAAACCAATACGTCACTTTTGCAATGAAAGAGGGCGATGAAATCGATGTCTTTGTCTATTTTGACTCGGAAGATCGCATCGTGGCAAGTACCACATTTCCCAAGGCAATGCTGGATGAATTTGGCTGTTTTGAAGTGGTAGATGTAACGCCATTTGGTGCTTTCTTGGACTGGGGATTACCCAAAGATCTTCTCGTACCTAAAGCGCTTCAAAAGTTCCCCTTTTATGTGGGTATGAAGGTCATCGTGCAGGTCTGTTTGGACGATGAAACAGGGCGCATCATCGGCAGTCAAAAATACAATGATTTTTTAAAGAAAGATCTTAGCGCACTCAAACTCAAACAAGAGGTCAATGTGTTGGTGCGTGAGCGCACACCACTTGGCTTTAAAGTGATCGTTAACAATCTTTACGATGGACTGATTTTTCACAATGAAATTTTTGAAAACATCGAAGTGGGCGATGAAAAAGTAGGGTTCATTAAGACCCTAAGGAAAGATGGCAAACTCGACATCATCTTACAACCCATTGGCGATAAAAGCGATAAGGTCGCAGCTGCGAAAATCGTAGAGATTTTAAGCCTCACAGGAGGCGCTTGCGAGATGAATTACAAAAGTACCCCTGAGCTTATTTCCGAGCGTTTTGGTCTTAGCCGTAAGGCGTATAAACGCGCACTTACCAAGCTGATTGATGCGAAAAAACTCGAAGTGAACGATGAGGGAATGCGTCTTTTATGAGCCGTGTTGCCATCATCGGAGC
It contains:
- a CDS encoding efflux RND transporter periplasmic adaptor subunit, yielding MKSLHVKVLMLSLIASVTLHATSLNLSGSVISENQKTISSRYMGFVQAVYVSEGDVVKKGDLLYTIDSKEVDTALTQSELATSQAELNLKMYENQYKNSVLNLERYQRLLAKDMVSKYEVENLELSTANLKATVEIAQKQVASAKQKRQEVQNQYQYLKVKAPNESVVIEKHIKAGEMALSGVPTLVLADLSSLKISTEIAESYLKSVKIGDRARVEVPSIGCISEGKVEAIIPSSNPMAHTFKMKLSFTCKEAKAYPGMYAIVVLGE
- a CDS encoding efflux RND transporter permease subunit; the encoded protein is MKYKEKYLAGYLARLFLRNPLTMILGATLITLGVIALSLMPREEDPQISISGGVVIVSLPGASAAEVEQVVIRPLERRIKEIKGVEHIYGVASDNVGIVNVMYYIGENREASNLKLYDKVMQNMDQMPAGTSTPLVRPFDIDIDIPILSIAFYAKKPQGVDNVSLYKRVEAFRNSLGNVPNVAKTEIKGEHKEQFNIEIDLLKLSGYNLSLDQIVGALKSLTASSPEVKNRTQDGKLIVLGVKNALERIEDIQNLIVAHYGGSVVYLKDIAAIHLSDDIQNKKSAQISYKQGENFTPLQDQVTLSISKLKGSNAVVIANDVLKRLEASQGALEKAGIGYIVTRNYGERANEAVNELVFHLLISIVIIALLLIFILGWREGLIVTLTVPAILAITIFIAYMSDQTINRITLFAFLLSLGLLVDDVIVVIENIHRHLHAEEAKDKEMDELLIEATDEIGAPTNLATIAIILTMVPMAFVGQMMGEFMKPIPLNVPVAMMASLLIAYIFTPFLARKLLKKPTHTKGESNAKI
- a CDS encoding efflux RND transporter permease subunit; the protein is MQKFEQFVHSLLLEERKKKLVLLFTLAAFILAVLMFPTKIVLAKMLPSKSANTFSIYVDLPNGSSYQETNHVNACVVGILQKEKEIQNIEVFNGMGSPLDYAGLVKGSGLKSGEHVSEIVVNLSAIHERDERSFAIVHRLRPLIQKNCEALIPQTSIKMVEQPAGPPTMAALVIELYGDNAERLGTLSEQIKRIVMQTKDLVDVDIMSDEIYEKYALILDKEKVSRTYLSIEKINELLYLGFEGMHVAHKNSENSPSQIPLYVVLSSPSKSLPHASIEELSAKLSSLKLLNAQGMMVPLSEVVRVEKVASSPTIMSKNLQKMVSIVAEADLVSQVYPLLEARSRIKEALGNEFEISRSHLFDLTLKDKKSGEVYELVWDGEMKVTMDTFRDLGGAFIAALVLIFLLMVVYYKSFALSGIVLLGSFLSIIGVIMGHWIMDLFSSTTFFLTATSLIGFISLMGISSRNALLLIDFTQTLMKQGTPKKEAIAQASATRAKPIVLTAAAIILASTLLATDPIFGGLGVALIFGTIAAVIVSLVVVPVLMDSTKAI
- a CDS encoding DNA-binding protein; the encoded protein is MKTSDIINLLHNAIEAENMGKKISQKKMAENFGISMRTYQEWRLGSSAPMGIPVVFNMLGMLRDEDIVRLVRKINDGQKGTV
- the efp gene encoding elongation factor P; the protein is MASIGMGDLKKGLKIELNGVPYKIVEYQHVKPGKGAAFVRCKIKSFANGKVIEKTFHAGDKCETPNLEDKIMQFLYDDGDFLQFMDSVTYEQIGLTRDQVGEAADWIIDGMNVDMLFHNGQPIGVDAPAFVELRIVETPPNFKGDTQGGKKPATLESGAVVQVPFHVVEGDLIKVDTVRGEYLEKVK
- a CDS encoding methyl-accepting chemotaxis protein, yielding MFTHLSIKARNIILACVVLLGLTAIHSTAKFFNDKEKELLNLRMDVTLLKEDILTLRKHEKDFLMRSDIKYEKALIESAIQLTERLQTLSQQAKQKGINTDELKHLSEVITTYVTVFNEVVTQKKKIGLTPDEGLEGKMRQAIHDAENGFKELKDYKMQTLMLTLRRNEKDFMLRFSPKYFEEHGANYKKALEYVQSHDELAFSVKLLEIYRESFIEFVKANEVLGLDEKSGLSGKLRTTVHQTEELVDSSIKNLDHEIASTLQQTTFIYVFVGGTVVSIVLCLIVLIIRSVLLPLRALTKAIVSNERDLTLRYSTPYNDELKEIADALNAFMERLRQIVIGAIHASDENAAVSHELSTTSNNIGKRAEEESRIVALTTQTGNQARDKIDDSVSNSKKAQTEIAQTNDALIEANQIFGVLIQKIEQTGVVESELQHKMITLSQDADKVKDILSVIGDIADQTNLLALNAAIEAARAGEHGRGFAVVADEVRQLAERTQKSLVEIHATVSVIVQAIVNSADQMEKNAKLFDGLVSQSAEVSHKIGTSVGLMGSAIQVVSLATHTSEETGSEIKTIVDEINEINHITSSNARDIEEIASAAEHLHSVTQKLNDQLHYFKV
- a CDS encoding DJ-1 family glyoxalase III; protein product: MNKKVLVPLATGFEEIEALTIVDILRRANVEVVMAGLESLHVKGAHGIVVVADTLINELDGNNFDMIALPGGLPGATNLAAHTKVQTLLKEFDAKDKSIAAICAAPYALHTAGVLKNNYTCYPGFQAKIGSAGYNAKDKVVMDANITTSQGPSTAMLFALSLVEQLCSREVSENLAKDLLLV
- a CDS encoding MutS-related protein, with protein sequence MLENIAQMLCSKERLLTEIYFDLQLFFEAKYGKNTIVFMEIGSFFETYEVNNETHQIGKAKEVSELLNIQLTRKNKSILENSLQNPLLAGIPSVSLDRYLARLVQSKKYTIVLVRQKGEPPHVKRYISNIISPGTNFDYLIESSENYLVSLLVDCNHQIYSVGYSAIDVTTGKTIINEVHGTREDKTYALDEIFNLLQTYKTSEIVLTFNTESIDKEWVQNYLEITPSVAHSINKERLKVAYQNELFGRIYAIRSLLSPIEYLDIERYPYASESLAILCDFIIEHDANIIEKMSRPILLGNSRYLYIGNNALEQLDIISKNPSEMTLLNLIDQTSTAIGKRLLKERLLNPICDLKTLNERFDLSSQLIKEYKKFEIALKQVYDLERILRRIALKKLHPLELDYLSTSLEAILGILKEAELKKVPTPKDLFDESEALLEMLKSTFVLDVCAKFRKDQISENLFLKGVYPQIDKIEQSKEERFSALEHISRHIEALFEESNRTTLSIEWLESEGHYISISKNRFALIEEKLMQSFITIGEKHYFFKDFTFRHLKNSVKISASLIEEISQEITLSNLQMIALVKQRYDEMLEKIETHYALTLEHLISFVGTLDVALSNAKCAVHFNYARPELLPMQEEKRFIEAIGLRHPLIESREENGIYIPNDIFLGNCSPEITHDHVTLEACNANEVQGILLYGINSSGKSSLMKSLGIAVIMAQAGFFVPCASMRFNLFDKIFTRIISHDNLYKGLSTFTVEMLELKNIFNRTTEFSLVLGDEISHGTETESALAIVASAITKMHALGSFFVFATHLHQLSHLPLIAELKKVIYLHLGVSYDEENDKLLYNRKLEIGSGSSLYGLEFAKSLHMDKEFIKTAYDIRRSLAGELGEVELLKQKKRSKYNKNLYLSKCALCDEYVDEVHHIKAQESADANGNIDHFHQNHRYNLIPLCAKHHKMVHEGKIVISGFVMSSEGLKLHYEEK